A region of the Scylla paramamosain isolate STU-SP2022 chromosome 24, ASM3559412v1, whole genome shotgun sequence genome:
GTCACCCAAGTACTAGATGTGGCCTTCGATCTCTTTTTGTGATGCTGGATCGTCTACTGTGGCATACTGATGTGGTTTTTGCAGCCATTCATGGGGAGCTGTTGACGCCTTGCTATGTGCACTGGGCCGGcctctgctccctccctccccgcgccTGCCTGAGTGTacgtacaagagagagagtgagtcagtGCTCCTCAAACATTCAGTGGTAGGCTTCCTCAGAAATGATCTCATCCCTCGTGATACAAGAGACGGATGGGAAATTTCTGATAcgagttctttttatttttatatgagTGTTTATGTTTAAAATGAAGTCATGGTACAGATATGGTGTTTTGTTGACTTAATGTGAGTCTGAAAGGTTATAAAACAGTTAGTATAATAGTGTTGAAAGTTAAGATACAGTTTTGTGgtttgtttactgtttttttgtgtgtgagtgtctcaAGAAAGTTATAGGTAGTTTGTATACTCGCGTTAAAAGTTATGATAGTCTGAAATGCTGCACGTGTTTGTTACTTGCGAGCTCGTGTACGAGTATAAACAATAAATCTTACGCTGTTGTCCTCCACCGTGATGTTGCGCGGAGATGGAAAGCAGATATCCAATGCCTTTATCGTCATTTCTCTTGTTCAAAATTAAAGCGTGAACCAGTTTTGGTATTTGTGAACTCGTGCGGTAAAAATAAATCACAAGAAGTCAATCTTATCGCCTGATGACACACTTTCCTTCATCCACCGTGAAGCAGCAAAGATGAACAGATTTCTCTTATGGTTATCGTAAGTCTTTCGTGATCAAGAGTCAAGGTATGATACAACCTTAGTATTTGTTAACCTCCGTGAGATTGAAAGATCGTGCGTTATAAACATTTCCTCTTCATAAAACGTTATACCATCAATCGTAATatgaaacagataaacagaagaTTTACAGGACTCTCTTTATCACCAAACTCTATCACAGCGTTTTGCAACCTTTCCTAAATAAAATTCTAAAGAGTTATATCACACATTTTTAGCGGGTCGTAAGTAAACCACTGCCGTTCTCATCCCAGGTGAGTCAGTCCCACTAAGCGACAGGGGCAGGTGTTCCGTCATCGCTTTTGTAATGGTTGATTGCCGCCACATCTCCCGCCTCTCACTGCCTCATCACGCGTATGCTGAGATTGACAAACATCatgacgtggtgtgtgtgtgtgtgtgtgtgtgtgtgtgtgtgtgtgtgtgtgtgtgtgtgtgtgttgtgtgtgtgtgtgtgtgtgtgtgtgtgtgtgtgtgtgtgtgtgcgcctatCTAACCATTTCCTGATTTCATGTTTCCTCAGGCAACGCTAAACaatatcaagaggaggaggatgataagcGTGATCAGCAAAGCAAGACACGAATGAAGTGAAAGGACTGGAtacatgagaaggaaaaaaaaaaaaaagaacgaaagattaAGAAACGAGTGAAGTATAGAATAAAAGGGGGATAAAGAGTATTGTGATAAATCGACAATAAcacaaagatgataaaaacGAGGAAGCAAGTGAAGTAAATCTCGGAAAGTGAAACacgaagatgaaggaggagaaggaatccATCTTTCCCTTCAGGCGGAAAAGCACGAACAGGCTTTCCCTTCacctggagaggaagagggagaaaaaggaagatggacAACTCAAACGCGCCTCCTGGTcctccttcccactcctccgtttctcctcctcctcttcttcctcttcctcctcctcctcccccgcggTCCCTGACAAGAGGGGCTTCGGGCGGAAGTGCAACAGTTCAGAGGAAATCAAGCACGTAGGGAACAAGAACTCGTCGTCAAAGGGAAACTTCCAGAGGGGATCAAACGCCAGTATCCGCAGCTCAGTCTCCACGTCGTCTGCGTCATCCACCTCGTCCAGCGTGCGCACGGGCGGCTCCAGCTCCATCACCAGCATCCTGGAGGGCTCGGGCTCAGACACGTTCTCCTGTGACTCCTACGGCGGGATTGTGAATGACAGCCACCACTACCCAGGCAGCAGACTACCCAACGAGGCCACGCACCCCAACTACCACGGTCACGGCCAGGTCACGAGGGAGGGGCGGGATGACAGCCTCTCTCTGCCTTCACTGGGGCAGGATGCGGACAGCGACAACGCCCTGGGCAACACCTCGCCTAGGATAGTGTACGCGCACCGCAAGACTCAAGACGTGGAGCACAGGTCACGGAAACAGCTGGTGCAGGAGCTCGAGGCAGTGAGAAGGACTGGCTCCCTCCCTGGCGGGCTCGAGGCGCATGTACAGAGGACGAAACAACTCGAGAGTAAGTTATCCATCCCTGCAACGGACAAAACGAAGCCAAAGCATAAGAAGAGTTTCAGTTTCATCCATAATTCTAAGTTTCTGGGTCGCTTGGAGGCCCGGACGAGGCGGGAAGGGAAGGCGGCGTGCGAGGAGGAGGCCACGGCGGATTATAGAGACGCAGGTTGTGGAGATAAGAAGCCAGCAGCATCCTCTGTCCAACCTTTGGTACCTCACCACCAGGAGGCCCCGCCAGTACACCTCAGCTTCCACCAACGCAGCACGCTAGGGCGGCAGTCTCCGCCtctcccgccgccgcctcccgctCCACGACTACAAGCCCCGCGGTCCTCGCCAGCAGAGTACCGCCGCCACCAGGACACAGCCTCACTACACACTCCCTCGCCTCCACGATACAACCActcaccttcaccctcaccaCAATCACGGCACCACTCACCGGGACGCCCCTCGCTCGCCTCACTACACTACAGCCAGTCAGTAACGATCACCGGTTCCCCGCCACCTCCGCCTTTCCTCAACCAGACAGATGGACAAGCTTCCCCCCCACAGTACTCCCTCGCCGCCTTCCTTAACGAGGCATtcggcagcagtagcagcaacaacaacaccagcaacaacaacggaaGTTTACCAGTGAGACCGAGCGTGAAAACCCTtgcaccaaccaccaccaccacttccaccaccacaagcGTCACCGAAACAAACACGCAGCAGCAGAGCCAGCCGAGCAGTCGCTACACGGAGGCGTACAACCCGAGGTACCTGGAGACAAGCTTCGATTCACCTTCAGATTTCGTCATTGAGAGAAACTACGCGAACCTTCTGCCTGAGATACGTGACATATACCACCACGTGCTGTTTAAGGGCAAGGATCCCCGTCTGCCGCTGTCCAGAAGTGAATACGTGGACTTGGAACTAAAACAAAACTTCCTTGGCGTGATCGGGGACAccatagaggaagaggaggaggaggagggagcagaaaGCGAGAGTGAGATTGGAGATTTGTTGTGCCAGGTGGATAGTGAGTGCTTCGAGCGGACCATGGAGGACAGGCTGGAGGAGATGGCCggcaaggaggaggtggacgcgGAGTGTGCACCGCTGGAGGCCGccaaagagggagaagggaaggctaagggaaagaagaagacggaACTCAAGTTGAAGTTGATTAAGCCTGAGAACAATATGGTGAAGAGGGTATGTATGTAGTTTTGttatgtttactactactactacttaattaataataataataataataataataataataataataataataataataataataataataataacaataataaaaacaataatgcaaaaataagcagcagcaacagcatcaaacaacagtagtagtagcagtagtagtagtagtagtagtagtagtagtagtagtagtagtagtggtggtagcagtagtataaatagcaacaacaaagtgTGGCGTGAGATGAATTGTTATTATCTTATCAGTATCCGGTAGCTTTAGAAAcagctgtcacacacacacatacacacacacacacacacacacacacacacacacacacacacacacacacacacacacacacacacactactgctcACTCGCTTTTACTACGTGTTGCTTTATGGCGACTaataatgagaggaggaagaggaggaggagaaaagtagtagaagtagaagtagtagtagtaatagtagtagtagtagtaccaacaaCCACACCCGGTCACCTTTAATGCTGGACACGCGCCTTGCATCAATCACAAACAATTTCGTAAGGGTCAACACgtatgctgctgcttgttcttccacacacacacacacacacacacacacacacgagacggCAGAGAAGGTAATTTCCAAACAACAAtgacctgtattctgaaacgttctgctctttcaccacgactgttttcaaaggccacagagatgactagccagaTCCTGAAGactgttcctcctgttaataacaCAGCACTCTTATAAATCTGTCAGTAGAACCGTCAAAACAATCGTAAAAACAGGTGTCACTTCAAGTAGAACCTTTGGAAAGTAAAAGGAGGTACGGCGCGGGAGTATTTCAGAGTACGGTTCAATATGACAGGTGTGCATTCGTCCTCCTGCAGGTTCAGAAGAGTCGTCTGCTGCGCCACATCTCAGAGGAGAGCGAGTCCATGAACAGCGCGGGCGAGGACGAGGTTGAGCTGAGGACGCCAAGCACGCcaaggtagtgatggtggtggtggtggtggtgatggtgatggtgataacagtggtagtataatgatgatgatgataatgatgatgatgatgatgataataataacaataataaaaataacaatagaaagTGACATTACTAAAttaccccccctcctctctctctctctctctctctctcaggagtcCTGCCATCGACATCGACAACGCCTTCGAGCTGAAACACCGCGAGATCGCCGAGGACACTGACGAGATGTCCCGCCTACGTGACCTGACGacggtgcgtggtggtggtggtggtggtggtggtggtggtggtggtggtgctggtgaaaGTCGTcttagtaatagcagcagcagcaacaggaatggtggcggtagtagtagtagtagtagtagtagtagtagtagtagtagtagtagtagtagtaataacagcagcagcggtaCCGATAGTGGCTAGTGAAGTGATAattcattactaccaccactactactactactactactactactactacaactatcactactaccaccaccactacaataaaaataacacttacAGAGACTTCAGCTGACCACGAGGCGCCCTTCCTTCCTGGACTGGGCGGCGGTGCTgaaggagcgagggaagagGGTGGGCGAGGCGCTGGCCACCCACACGCCCATGGTGATGGACGGGCGGGAGGGGGAGCAAGAGGCCGAGGAGGAGCTGAGTATGGACAGAAGAAAACATAATTTGCAAACTGCCGTGGACTGGGTCAGGAAAGaactggtgagtgtgtgtgtgtgtgtgtgtgtgtgtgtgtgtgtgtgtgtgtgtgtgtgtgtgtgtgtgtgtgtgtgtgtgtgtgtgtgtgtttttccttttattttaaacTTCTATAAAATAGAAACACTAGAGTAAAGATTCACTAGAAATATATTACAGATTTATACTCTTTTAACGAAGTGAACtgtaagagagggaaagaatatgcaggaaaagaggaaactgtaaaagagaagggaaaaaaaataatacgcaCGGAAAGAAACTGtaacagagagaggaaggaaactgtAAGAGGAACAAActgtaacaagaaaaaaaaaaataaataaataaaaaataaataaacacagtaacaaaaaataaacaagagcgGAAGAAACTGacacactgaaagaaaagtaacaCGGCAGAAGCTGtaacaagagaggaagagttgaaGAGGTAACGTAACCCAGAAGGTGACAGGGCGGGACCAGCTGTTCCTCTTCCCCGTCAGGTGTGGGGCTCGCTACCTGTCAGTCTCCGGGGTGACTAACACATGGACTAATTAGGAACAGGAACACAACACCTTACATGGAACACGCGATCTTGGAGGGAAGTGTTCCTATGTAaatctctccccctcactccttgtctctctctatccttctctttcttattactAGCACTGTATCGCCAATGTCTTAAGTGCAGGAGAGATCTTTTATATGTATACGTATGatgttaactgtgtgtgtgtgtgtgtgtgtgtgtaggatccCACCACTTATAGGCTACCCAGGGTCGGCAATGAGGATCAGTCAGTCGCACTAACGAGACAACACACAGCCTGACTTCCTGCTCTCATACCCGCCAGAACAAGGAAACCAGGCCACTTGACTTGAGCCCCCACACCTGCTGAAATATGCAACAGTCCCCCTAcatggtatacacacacacacacacacacacacacacacacacacatttctccactccctcctgcatctctccttcttctccgcGTCCTAACGAGTTgacaggtagtggtggtgatgaagtttATGTTACAGTAGGTCAGGTGTGGAGGTCTAAGCGCACAGGTGTGGACTCTGGCACCTGTGAGGAAAGATTTAGTCAGGTGGTGCGGGAGGTTGTCATCTGTCCGGAGGCTGTGTGaggagacagacggacagacagacagatgcacagatagataaaagagacaggcagggagatagatagagagacaggcAAGGAGatagtgtaagtgtgtgtgtgtgtgtgtgtgtgtgtgtgtgtgtgtgtgtgtgtgtgtgtgtgtgtgtgtgtgtgtgtgtgtgtgtgtgtgtgtgtgtgtgtgtgcataacaTCATACGCACCTAAAATATTTGGAGAACGTGTACATACATGCATTTACTAACACACGTATTCATCTtttccccctgtgtgtgtgtgtgtgtgtgtgtgtgtgtgtgtgtgtgtgtgtgtgtgtgtgtgtgtgtgtgcgcgcgcggtaCAGACGGACATGAGGCAGCAGGATCAACAGCTGGCCAGACAACTGTTGCAGCTTCGCGTTGAGGTGCAGCGGATACGTTTGCTACACTCCTGCCTGGCCACCTCTTGTCTGCTGGAGGAGGTGGCGAGCGGGGCCGAGGAGGCACGGATGATGGAGACTTCAGACCTGTGTGACCTTCCCCCCGATCTGAGGTGAGTCAGTGCGTGGCGTGCAGGTGAGGGGgcaggaggcagagggagagaagggagtcaGGAAGTATTgcgaagaaggatggaaggatgaggcgcagatgaagatgaaggatgaagaaatagcaacagatgaaggaatgaaggaatgaaggaagggacacAAATTAacttaaaggaagaagaaacagcagtccaggaaggaagcagggagtgaacaaagaaggatgaaaggaaggatgcTGACACAAATGAActtaaagaaagaacaaacaatgctagaatgaaggaagggagcacatgaacacaaaggaagaacgagctgtagtagagaaaaggaaggaaggtgatcacaaaagaacacaaaagaacaaacagcagcagatctgtTGGCAATTTAGATTAAATTTATGAACTATATTAAAGTAAGAGATGTAGAAATCagaagtaatgagagagagagagagagagagagagagagagagagagagagagagagagagagagagagagagagagagagaggaaccgaCCAGTGATATATTCAACTATAAGTTACTataagaaaacaatgataatgattttAATATATAGCAGTGTctttaaaactactactactactactactactactactactactactactactactactactattattacagaGAGACCTTTTCGCCCGTGCTGAGGGAGATGGGACTGACCAGAATGAACATAACAAGTCGACGTTTCTCCCTACGGTGATGCAGGACGAGCCATATTGAAAAATACACGAAGAGTACGGAAACTGGAGTGTGAGCGAAACAAAATGGAACAGAGTGACATGTGACgcgtgaaagaaaatgaaaagaaaaattaaaataaaaagaaataaggaatgataaaaaaaaaaatattcgagtgaaggaatgagagagagagagagagagagagagagagagagagagagagagagagagagagagagagagagagagagagagagagagagagagagagagagagagagagatgaaatgcaataaaagcaaaca
Encoded here:
- the LOC135112605 gene encoding uncharacterized protein LOC135112605, coding for MKEEKESIFPFRRKSTNRLSLHLERKREKKEDGQLKRASWSSFPLLRFSSSSSSSSSSSSPAVPDKRGFGRKCNSSEEIKHVGNKNSSSKGNFQRGSNASIRSSVSTSSASSTSSSVRTGGSSSITSILEGSGSDTFSCDSYGGIVNDSHHYPGSRLPNEATHPNYHGHGQVTREGRDDSLSLPSLGQDADSDNALGNTSPRIVYAHRKTQDVEHRSRKQLVQELEAVRRTGSLPGGLEAHVQRTKQLESKLSIPATDKTKPKHKKSFSFIHNSKFLGRLEARTRREGKAACEEEATADYRDAGCGDKKPAASSVQPLVPHHQEAPPVHLSFHQRSTLGRQSPPLPPPPPAPRLQAPRSSPAEYRRHQDTASLHTPSPPRYNHSPSPSPQSRHHSPGRPSLASLHYSQSVTITGSPPPPPFLNQTDGQASPPQYSLAAFLNEAFGSSSSNNNTSNNNGSLPVRPSVKTLAPTTTTTSTTTSVTETNTQQQSQPSSRYTEAYNPRYLETSFDSPSDFVIERNYANLLPEIRDIYHHVLFKGKDPRLPLSRSEYVDLELKQNFLGVIGDTIEEEEEEEGAESESEIGDLLCQVDSECFERTMEDRLEEMAGKEEVDAECAPLEAAKEGEGKAKGKKKTELKLKLIKPENNMVKRVQKSRLLRHISEESESMNSAGEDEVELRTPSTPRSPAIDIDNAFELKHREIAEDTDEMSRLRDLTTRLQLTTRRPSFLDWAAVLKERGKRVGEALATHTPMVMDGREGEQEAEEELSMDRRKHNLQTAVDWVRKELTDMRQQDQQLARQLLQLRVEVQRIRLLHSCLATSCLLEEVASGAEEARMMETSDLCDLPPDLRETFSPVLREMGLTRMNITSRRFSLR